AGCGACGCGACGATCGAATCCTTCCCCCTGGGGCGACGCGGCACCGTCGACTACATGCGGACGGCCGGCCGACGGAGCGTCGTCCACGGGCTCGTCGAACTCGACGTCACCGAAGCCCGGCGGCGCATCCGCGACCACGAGGACCGAACGGGAACCCGACGCTCCTTCACGGCGTTTCTGGTCCTGTGTCTGGCCCGGGCGATCGACGACCATCCGAACGTCCAGACGTACCGCGACTGGCGGGGCCGACTCGTTCGGTTCGAGGACGTCGACGTGAACGTCCTGATCGAACGGGAGATCGACGGTGAGCGGATCGTCGTCCCGCACGTCCTCAGGGCAGCGAACCGGCGCTCGCTCGAGTCGATCCACGAGGAGATCCGGGCGGCCCAGACGGATCCGAACGCGGGCCGACGGAGTGCCCTGTCGGCCGCGGGACTGCGACTCCCCGGCCCCGTTCGGCGGCTGTTCTGGCGGCTGCCACGGACCTTCCCCCGGCGCTGGAAGCGCGTCACCGGCACCGTCGCGGTGACCTCGATCGGCATGTTCGGTGCCGGCGGTGGCTGGGCGGTTGCGCCGACGAACTACGCGCTGCAGCTCACGGTCGGCGGCATCGAGCGCAAGCCGAGGGTCGTCGACGGGGAGGTCGTTCCCCGGGAGCTCCTCGATCTCACCGTGACGGTCGATCACGACGTCGTCGACGGCGCGCCCGCGGCCCGGTTCGTGCGACGACTGACGGAGCTCGTCGAGGGGGCCGACGGGCTGGAAACGGACCTCGAGACGTAGAGGCTCCGAAAGCGAGAGAGTTCCATCCGCAGAGCCGTGTAGCTCGGTGGAGCTGTCGAACCCGAATAGGTTCGGTCCAGACCAAGCGTCAAGTCGATCGGACTGCCGGTTTCCGATACCCTTTGGGGCTTCGCCGTCCCACGATTACGTATGGAGTTCGATCTACCAACCACGGCGGCGACGTTTATCGCGCTGATCACGCTCGGCGCGGTCGGAATGATCGCCTCGGACATGATGGCGACCGACAGTATCCTGATGATGGTCGTGCCGTCGATGGTGGTCTTCGGCGGTATCATGCTGCTGATCGGGATCAAACACGGCCAGTATCGGGCCACCAAGTAGCCGGAATCGTCGTTTCAGGGTTCCTCGTCGAACGTCCAGCGAGTC
This genomic window from Natronococcus occultus SP4 contains:
- a CDS encoding 2-oxo acid dehydrogenase subunit E2 — its product is MDESDATIESFPLGRRGTVDYMRTAGRRSVVHGLVELDVTEARRRIRDHEDRTGTRRSFTAFLVLCLARAIDDHPNVQTYRDWRGRLVRFEDVDVNVLIEREIDGERIVVPHVLRAANRRSLESIHEEIRAAQTDPNAGRRSALSAAGLRLPGPVRRLFWRLPRTFPRRWKRVTGTVAVTSIGMFGAGGGWAVAPTNYALQLTVGGIERKPRVVDGEVVPRELLDLTVTVDHDVVDGAPAARFVRRLTELVEGADGLETDLET
- a CDS encoding DUF7333 family protein; protein product: MEFDLPTTAATFIALITLGAVGMIASDMMATDSILMMVVPSMVVFGGIMLLIGIKHGQYRATK